The following coding sequences are from one Salvia hispanica cultivar TCC Black 2014 chromosome 3, UniMelb_Shisp_WGS_1.0, whole genome shotgun sequence window:
- the LOC125215887 gene encoding protein PHYTOCHROME KINASE SUBSTRATE 1-like — protein MLMPVQSLALPHSKIIKNSTSRAASFAPDRLSLTKNARQEKEIDVFDAWNYFNEGLSHTPKIRTKSFPNHHHPQKLKKEVVQTAVKEHPPLEPEKPSKKSLLASIGWNCSCLTMSGRSKPGNKSRRAQFGSPIPIKGNNCFNAASSLAILTWEEDFKIPSTSSETHNDTDSDASSDLFEIESFYIDNPFEPTTCYHAPGIEWSVVTASAADFSDSDDASSTILMPCIEKSGLNAKTASFREMPKIWPSFLSGCKSQKAVGVAGDAQTRRRPITAMMTASLA, from the coding sequence ATGTTGATGCCAGTGCAATCTCTGGCTCTGCCTCactccaaaattataaaaaacagCACTAGTAGGGCAGCCTCGTTCGCCCCCGATCGCCTTTCACTTACCAAGAACGCACGGCAAGAGAAAGAAATCGACGTATTCGATGCATGGAACTACTTCAACGAGGGGCTGAGCCATACTCCCAAAATCCGCACCAAGAGTTTTCCCAATCACCATCACCCTCAGAAGCTAAAGAAAGAAGTTGTCCAAACTGCGGTCAAGGAACATCCGCCACTCGAACCAGAGAAGCCAAGCAAGAAGAGCTTGCTTGCCAGCATTGGCTGGAACTGCTCATGCTTGACCATGAGTGGAAGATCAAAACCAGGAAACAAAAGCAGGAGAGCCCAATTTGGCTCCCCAATCCCCATAAAAGGGAACAACTGCTTCAACGCGGCCTCAAGCCTAGCCATCCTCACTTGGGAAGAGGACTTCAAAATCCCTTCAACTTCAAGCGAAACGCACAACGACACTGACAGCGATGCAAGCTCAGATTTGTTTGAAATCGAGAGCTTCTACATCGACAACCCTTTTGAACCCACAACATGCTATCATGCTCCGGGCATAGAGTGGAGCGTTGTCACTGCCAGCGCTGCAGATTTCTCAGACTCAGACGACGCGTCCTCCACCATCCTGATGCCGTGTATAGAGAAATCCGGCTTGAACGCGAAAACTGCCTCCTTCCGTGAAATGCCAAAGATTTGGCCGAGTTTTCTCTCAGGCTGCAAGAGTCAGAAAGCTGTTGGAGTTGCGGGAGATGCACAGACGAGAAGACGGCCCATCACAGCCATGATGACAGCAAGCTTAGCTTAA
- the LOC125210574 gene encoding uncharacterized protein LOC125210574 gives MYDLWNEAWDYLIQEVQREADEEDEAAAVAAVAAIPREIRHRRTIPRDHVGAAERFMADYFSADPRYPAEIFRRRFRMSRPLFTHIATTLADRQLAYAGPADMFDEYLQMGETTSLNVLRQFCKGIREVFGPEFLRKPTPDECQRLLDMHGAVHSFPGMMGSIDCMHWEWKNCPVAWKDQFTTGLNNDINVLQSLPIFNDECLGRGSRDQFCSKWQEGFANSLDFGTYKMNAVTPAHEQNEDDFLESLLASFQEDHILKGSISTL, from the exons atgtatgatttgtGGAATGAAGCATGGGATTATTTGATTCAAGAGGTGCAGAGGGAGGCCGACGAGGAGGatgaggcggcggcggtggcggcggtggcggcgatCCCTCGTGAGATTCGTCATCGTCGGACAATCCCACGAGACCATGTCGGAGCGGCTGAGCGGTTTATGGCCGACTACTTTAGCGCTGACCCTCGTTACCCGGCTGAGATTTTTCGTCGGCGTTTCAGAATGTCGCGACCGCTCTTTACCCATATAGCGACGACATTGGCGGACCG GCAACTTGCCTATGCCGGACCGgctgatatgttcgacgaatacctacaGATGGGTGAGACGACTAGTCTAAATGTGCTCCGGCAGTTTTGTAAGGGCATTCGGGAAGTCTTTGGTCCGGAGTTCCTACGAAAGCCAACCCCTGATGAGTGCCAGAGACTGCTAGATATGCACGGTGCGGTGCACAGTTTCCCCGGGATGATGGGCAGTattgattgcatgcattgggagtggaaaaaCTGCCCGGTGGCGTGGAAAGACCAGTTCACTACCG gtttgaacaacgacatcaacgttcTGCAATCGTTGCCTATCTTCAATGATGAGTGCTTGGGGAGAGGGTCCAGAGATCAGTTTTGTAGCAAATGGCAA GAAGGTTTTGCCAACTCTCTAGATTTTGGCACATATAAAATGAATGCTGTTACTCCTGCTCATGAG CAAAATGAGGATGACTTTCTGGAGTCTTTGCTTGCCTCATTTCAAGAGGATCACATACTCAAAGGATCGATATCAACCTTGTAG
- the LOC125216551 gene encoding methyl-CpG-binding domain protein 4-like protein isoform X2, with translation MEALAAQKARKRLQRKAAATLTAAQKRDEAYERKTPENTWTPPRSPFHLMQEDHVFDPWRVLVICMLLNLTTGVQARRVLPDLFQICPDAKTAMTVNVDYVADLIHSLGLQKKRAVMIQRLSAQYVTESWTHVTQLIGVGKYAADAYAIFCTGKWERVKPVDHMLVKYWEFLSKLYANPVPQAAPTV, from the exons ATGGAG GCACTTGCAGCCCAAAAGGCTAGAAAAAGACTTCAAAGAAAAGCAGCTGCTACCCTCACTGCTGCACAGAAACGGGATGAAGCTTATGAAAGAAAAACTCCAGAAAACACTTGGACTCCTCCTCGTTCGCCCTTTCATCTCATGCAAGAAGATCATGTTTTTGATCCTTGGAGGGTATTAGTTATTTGTATGCTTCTTAACCTAACTACCGGAGTACAG GCTAGAAGGGTATTGCCAGacttatttcaaatttgtcCAGATGCCAAGACTGCAATGACGGTTAATGTGGACTATGTTGCTGATCTAATACACAGCTTAGGTTTGCAAAAGAAGAGAGCAGTCATGATTCAGCGATTATCTGCACAATATGTGACTGAAAGTTGGACCCATGTAACACAATTGATTGGTGTTGGCAA GTATGCAGCTGATGCTTATGCAATATTTTGTACTGGAAAGTGGGAACGCGTCAAACCAGTCGATCATATGCTGGTAAAATACTGGGAATTTCTCAGTAAGTTATATGCAAATCCGGTTCCTCAAGCTGCTCCTACTGtttaa
- the LOC125216551 gene encoding methyl-CpG-binding domain protein 4-like protein isoform X1, producing MEVHIHSRTSYCVSASKIESRKRNKSKEEEMNTSKKRKDRIEGISEEHNLYILALPSQSSESRHVSKVNKRIESFSKEVPKHLEKDKHEIVISPYFKEKEQVFGDQLEDISPYFKEKEQVLGDQLENSGGAVKCSFDDMLSRFMYTNGKLHNSPAKSSLSEIEHVQGARIVSPYFAKQSESVTLRKGARIVSPYFEKQSKNVPRRKGARIVSPYFEKQSKSVLRRKGARIVSPYFAKQSKSVPQRIGARVVSPYFAKKFLVSPCPFHKALAAQKARKRLQRKAAATLTAAQKRDEAYERKTPENTWTPPRSPFHLMQEDHVFDPWRVLVICMLLNLTTGVQARRVLPDLFQICPDAKTAMTVNVDYVADLIHSLGLQKKRAVMIQRLSAQYVTESWTHVTQLIGVGKYAADAYAIFCTGKWERVKPVDHMLVKYWEFLSKLYANPVPQAAPTV from the exons ATGGAGGTACACATTCATTCTCGAACCTCTTATTGTGTTTCCGCtagtaaaattgaaagtaGGAAGAGAAACAAATCgaaagaagaagagatgaACACtagtaaaaaaaggaaagatagGATAGAAGGTATTAGTGAAGAACATAACTTGTACATCCTAGCCCTTCCGTCTCAATCGTCCGAGAGCAGACATGTATCGAAAGTGAATAAGAGGATAGAAAGCTTTAGTAAGGAAGTCCCCAAACATTTGGAAAAGGACAAACATGAAATTGTTATTTCCCCTTATTTTAAGGAAAAAGAACAAGTTTTTGGTGATCAATTGGAAGATATTTCCCCTTATTTTAAGGAAAAAGAACAAGTTTTAGGTGATCAATTGGAAAATTCTGGCGGTGCAGTTAAGTGTTCCTTTGATGATATGCTCTCAAGATTTATGTATACAAATGGCAAACTGCACAACTCTCCTGCCAAGTCTTCTTTAAGTGAGATAGAGCATGTTCAAGGAGCAAGAATTGTTTCACCTTATTTTGCAAAGCAATCAGAGAGTGTTACTCTGAGGAAAGGAGCTAGAATTGTTTCACCTTATTTCGAAAAACAATCAAAGAATGTTCCTCGGAGGAAAGGAGCTAGAATTGTTTCACCTTATTTCGAAAAACAATCAAAGAGTGTTCTTCGGAGGAAAGGAGCTAGAATTGTTTCACCTTATTTCGCAAAGCAATCAAAGAGTGTTCCTCAGAGGATAGGAGCTAGAGTTGTTTCACCTTATTTTGCAAAGAAATTTCTTGTATCTCCTTGCCCATTTCACAAGGCACTTGCAGCCCAAAAGGCTAGAAAAAGACTTCAAAGAAAAGCAGCTGCTACCCTCACTGCTGCACAGAAACGGGATGAAGCTTATGAAAGAAAAACTCCAGAAAACACTTGGACTCCTCCTCGTTCGCCCTTTCATCTCATGCAAGAAGATCATGTTTTTGATCCTTGGAGGGTATTAGTTATTTGTATGCTTCTTAACCTAACTACCGGAGTACAG GCTAGAAGGGTATTGCCAGacttatttcaaatttgtcCAGATGCCAAGACTGCAATGACGGTTAATGTGGACTATGTTGCTGATCTAATACACAGCTTAGGTTTGCAAAAGAAGAGAGCAGTCATGATTCAGCGATTATCTGCACAATATGTGACTGAAAGTTGGACCCATGTAACACAATTGATTGGTGTTGGCAA GTATGCAGCTGATGCTTATGCAATATTTTGTACTGGAAAGTGGGAACGCGTCAAACCAGTCGATCATATGCTGGTAAAATACTGGGAATTTCTCAGTAAGTTATATGCAAATCCGGTTCCTCAAGCTGCTCCTACTGtttaa